The DNA segment CGAGTTCATCGAAAGCCGGATTCTCTTCTTCGGCGCCTGGGAACCGCGAATTACATCCCTGTTTCAGGAAATAATCAAGCCGGGAGATGTGGTCCTCGACGTCGGCGCGAATGTCGGATATTTCACGCTGCTGGCGTCGGCTTGCGTCGGCCGGCAGGGTCGTGTATACGCCGTGGAACCGAGTGACTCAATCCGGCGCCGTTTACTTCATAACCTCGAGCTTAACGGGACAGACAACGTCACAGTCCTTCCCTGCGCCGCCTGGGACTGTTGCGGAGAAGCTACCTTTAGTCTCGCCACGCACAACGGTGGTGCGTCGTCGCTACGGCCACTGGAATCGCAATACGGTGCCGTTGAAGAGCATGTCAAACTCGCGCGGCTTGACGGGCTCATCCCGGCTGAGGATGCGTCACGCGTCCGCTTGATCAAACTCGACATTGAAGGCGCCGAGTTGCACGCGTTGCGTGGGCTGTCCCGGCTATTTGATGTCAACCGCGAGGTGGCGATCGTTTCCGAGGTAAACCCACAGATGCTCAGAGAGCTTGGTGAGTCAGCAAGCAACCTGTGTAATTCGCTGACAGATCTTGGTTTCTCCGCGTACGCCATCGAGAACGACTACTCCGTCGAAGCTTACCTCCGGCCACAAAGGGCTAAGCTGCCGCAACGGCTGGAGCGCGCTCCGACGGAAGCCGGTGAAGTGCTCTTCACGCGAGCAAGCATGCCTCCGCTCGGTTAATCGCTGTGAGTAGATACTGATATGGCTAGCGTCAAAGACTTGTTCGTGCGCACATTAAATCGTCCGTTGCGGCGATTTGGCGCCGAGATCGTTCCGGCGTGGCAGCGCCAGTGGTGGCGCTGTCCAAGCGCGTTTGAGCTCGGTGGACGGAACTTTTCGTACTTCTACCATTGTTATAACTGTGGCTGGCCACCGTATGCCACGGAACGCTGCGCCGAGTTGGGATTAGCCGACGCATGGTTGAACGAGTTACACGACACAAATGAGCTGGTGGAAGTTGGCGCGGTAACGCCCTACTATTGGCCCAGCCGCGTTAAGAATGTGGTCGACCCGTTTGACCCGCACAAACTTGTCACCTTGCGACTCTCGCTGTTCGACGTCGATTTCACGGGGAAAACCGTCCTCTCCATTTCGACGCTCGAGCACGTCGGCTTGGCTGAATACGGCGGTGAGAAGTCGCCTGGGCAGGCCGTGCGGGCGCTACGAAAGATTCTCGACGAGTCGCCCTGCTTCCTTTTGACCGTGCCCGTGGGTTACAACCCGGCTCTCGACGGGCTCTTTTTTGAAAACGCCAGCTCTGTTACCCGCGACGCACAATTGCGATTCCTCGTTCGTACGGCAGATGGGCAGTGGCGTGAGGAAATCATCACGAGCGATGCACGCCGCCCTTACGACGCGCCAGGAGTCAACCACGGAAGATCCGCCTCCGCGTTGGCGGTTTTGGAGCGCGGCGACCTGCTGAGATTGGGTCCTGTGGTTGGCGAAGCGGCGGGAGCGGTCTATGCCCGTTGACCGGCAACTTTCCGCGCGGCCGATCTTCATCGTGGGGGCTCCGCGGTCTGGCACCACGCTCATGCGGTCGATTCTCGACGCGCACCCTGAGATCTTTTGCCCGGCTTGGGAGACGGGATTGTTCGTGCATTTCGACGAGATGCTCAATGGCGACCTGCTGAAGGTGATGCGTGTGGAAGGCCCACACTTTCCTTTATCGCGGGCCGACGTGATCGACTGGGTTCGTCGCTCGGCGGAAGACATGATGGGATTGTTTGCCGCCAAGGCAGGCAAGCCGCGCTGGGCTGAGAAGACACCTGCACACGTCTACAACATGCGGCTCATTACCGAGGCGTTTCCCGAGTGTCAGTTTATTCACATGATTCGCGACGGCTACGAAGTCGTGCGGTCGCTGCAGAACATGCCCTGGGCGCCGCGGCAGATCCACTGGAGCACGAGCCGCTGGACGAGCAGCATTGCAGCGGGGCGCGAGTGCGGCGCGGAGTTGGGCGTCGCGCGATACGTTGAAGTGCGGTACGAAGACCTTACCAAGCGCGCCGAGCCGACCTTGCGGAAGGTCTGCGAATTTCTTGACGAGCCGTTCGCCGAGCAAATGCTGGCCTTCGATCGCGCCGAGAACAACTCCTGGGGAGCCACGCAAAAGCCGCTGCAAGACAAGCCCGTGAACAAGCACCGGGATCTGGGACCGATGGAACGGCTGGTGTTCCGCCTCAAAGGCGGCAGGCTGCAGCGCGAATTAGGGTACGGTCGGTGAAAGTCGGAATTTACCAGAGCTACTGGGGCGAGGTGGGCGGCGGCCAGCGCTATCTGGCCGCCGTGGCCGAAGTGCTCGCGCGCAGCCACGACGTGGAGATCGTGCATCACTGCGACGAGTTCGATCCGTTGGCGACGGGCCAGGCGATGGACGTCGATCTGGCGGCGATCGCCTTCCGCTATATCGAACCAGCGGAGCGGACAACACCGCAGAGTCGAAATCCGTGGATGCGGCTGCGCGAGGAGGCCGAGTGGTGCGCCGAGGTCAGCCAGCCCTACGACCTGTTCATCAACTGTGGCAATACCGTGCCGTTCTTCTGCCACGCCCCGCGGGGCGTCTTGATCACCTTCTTCCCGGAAACAAGCTGCGACCAGTTTCATGGGCGAGCGACGAAGGCCTGGCGCCGAAGGTCCCTGGCGCACAGGTTCGTCGCGCGGGCCTTTCACGGCGTTGAATGGCGTCGGCGGTTTGCGGGCTACCAGCAGGTGATGACCTGTTCGGAATACTCGCGGCGCTGGTTGGGGCAACTCTGGTCCGTCAAGGCCGACGTACTCTACCCGCCGCTGCGGCGGGGCTTATCGCCAAAAGAGAAAGAGCCGCTGATTCTTTCCGTCGCGCGGTTTGACGGCGGCCGGCACAAGCGGCAGGACCTGCTCGTCGAGGCGTTCAAACGGCTCTGCGACGCGGGCGTCGCCGGCTGGCGCCTGGAACTTGTCGGCTCCGTGGCAAGAAACGATGCGGCGCGAACGTTTGTCGACTCGCTGCGCCGCTCGGCCGAGAACTATCCCGTCGACATCCAAGCCGACCTGTCCGCCGACGAATTGCGGCTGAGGCTCGAGCGCGCGGCCATGTTCTGGCACGCGATGGGTTACGGCGTGGACCGCAAGCACGAACCCGGTCGCCTGGAGCATTTCGGCATGGTGGCGACCGAGGCCATGGCCACCGGCTGCGTGCCCCTGCTGTTCGACGGCGGCGGTTTGCCCGAAAGCGTGTGCGATGGTCGCCACGGATTCCTATGGCAGGACGCCTCCGAGCTCGTCGCAAAAACGCGACGGCTGATCGACGACGCCGAGTTGCGGTCTCGCCTGAGCGCGGCGTCGATCGGACGCGCCGCCGACTTTTCGCAAGAAAAATTCGAGGAGCGGTTGCGCGAGGTGTTGTCGCCGGTGTTGCGATTTCCGCGGGTCCGACGCGCCGCGGAGCGCTTGGCGAATGCGACGGCCTGACAAGTTGCTGATCGTGGCCCATTCGCCTTTGCGGGGCGGGGCCGAATACTGTCTTGATACGACGTTGCGCAATCTCGACCGGAACAACTTCGACGCCACGGTGGTTTTTCCGTTCGAGGGGCCGATGAGCCACGCGGCACGCGAATACGGTTACGACGTGCGTGCGACGCCGCTTTGCCATTGGCTGTACTTCGACAAAGACGCATGGTACTGGAAGAATTTGTTAGGGCGATCTTGGGCCAACGTGCTCCGGTTGCGGCGATTGATTCGCGAAGTCCGGGCTGACGTGGTCTACACCAATACGAGTGCGATCTTCGAAGCGGCGGTGGCGGCCAGGTTGGCCGGCGTGCCGCACGTCTGGCACGTCCACGAGGTGCTGGCCGAGGGCAACCGCATGCAACAGCTTTTGCCGCTGCCGGTGATGAAGCGATTGATTTACCGACTATCGGACCGGATCGTGTTTGAATCGCACTCGGCGCGCCGCGTGTTCGAAACTTCGACGCCCGCCGATAAATCGGTGGTGGTTTACAATAGCCTTCGGCTGACGGACGAGATTGCAAATTGCAAATTGCAAATTGCAAATTGCAAATCGGACGAGAATGCTGCCGCGAATCCAAAATCCAAAATCCAAAATCCAAAATCCGACTGCCCTCACCTAGCCTCTCCCGAGGGGAGAGGGATTTTTGGCCTGGAGGCTGATGATCGCGTGATTGGTTTTGTGGGGCAGTTCATCGACCGCAAGAACCCGCTGCTGCTGCTCCGCGCGTTGGCGAAAGTGCGGGAAGTGCCGCGGCTTAAGTGCCTGTTTGCCGGAGAAGGACCGTTGGAAGGCGCGATGCGGGCAGCGATCGGCCGGTTGTGCCTGGGTGATATTTGCCGGATTGTCGGCTTTCAATCCGATGTGGCGCCGGTGATGCGAGCGATTGACATCTTGGTGCTCTCGTCGCGGCAGGAATCGTTCGGACTGGTGTTGGTTGAGGCGGCCAGCCAGGGCAAGCCGGCCATCGCCTGCCAGTGCCAAGGCCCTGGGGAGATCATTGTCGATGGGGAGACGGGCTTACTCGTGCCGCAGGACGACGAGAACGCGATGGCGCGCGCGATCGAACGGATGTTCGCGGATGACGGCGTGCGGCGGCGGATGGGCGACGCGGGCAGGCGGCGGGCGTACGAGGAGTTTTGCCCGGTGAAAAACACGCGGAAGCTGGAGCAGGTGTTTATCGAGGTAATTGAAGCGTCGCGGCGAGGCCGGCGTGAGCGCCGTAGCCCTCTCGCTCCGCGCGAGGAAAGCCTTCGTAGCCCGCTTGCTCCGCAAGCGGAAAGCCTTCGTAGCCCGCTTGCTCCGCAAGCGGATGGCGCGGGAGGATGGGCTTCCCAGCCCGTCTCGTCAGAACGTATCTCCGCTTCGACGAGGGATAGTAGCCACTGATTTTCACGGATGAAACACGGATAACGACAAATCCGTGTTTGATCGGTGTTCCATCCGTGGCCTGTGGAATGAATACCAAGAAACTTGTCAGCGTGGTCATGCCCGTGTTCAACGGCCAGGCGTTTCTGGCCCAGGCCGTCGAGAGCGTGCTGGCACAGACCTACCAACCGATCGAATTGATCGCGGTCGACGATGGCTCGACCGACGCCTCGGCCGACATCTTGGCAGGTTTTGGATCACGGATTCGCGTTATTCGCCAGCCGAACGCTGGCGTGTCGGCGGCGCGGAACGCGGGCATCGAGCAGGCGCGAGGCGAGCTGATCGCCTTTCTCGATCAGGACGACTGGTGGCAGCCGGAGAAAGTGGCGCGGCAGGTGGAGCTGTTTCAGACCGACGATCGGATCGGCCTGGTCCATACGGCGGTTGCCTGCTACGACGAGGCGCTCCAGCGCGAAGTAGGTCCGCAAGATCCGACTGCCCGCCCCGAAGACATGGTTGGCGACTGCCATGAATCGCTGCTGTTGGGCAATCCATTGGTGAACTCGAGCGCCATCGTCCGGCGATCGGCCCTCGACGGCGTGGGCGGACTGGACTTACAGATTCGTGGCAACACGGTGCAAGACTACGACCTTTGGCTGAGGATGGCGAGGCGTTACCGCTTCGCGTATCTGCCCGACCGGCTGACCGTTTTTCGGCTGCACGGCAAGCAGGGGCACCGCGACCGGCGGGCGATGCTCGGCGACGAGCTGGCCCTCCTCTTGCGAGAGCGGCGCGAAAACGAGTGGCGAGTGTCGAGTGCTGGCCGTCGGCGGTTGGCGGACCTGCACGATTCGCTGGCGACAGCTCATTTCGAGGCGGGAGACGCTTCGGAAGCACGGCGGCACTTCCGCACCGCGATGCGGATTGAACCGTCGCGCCGGCGCGTGGGTCGCTTCGGAGCGAGCTGCCTGCCGTATGCGGCGGTGTCGCGGATGCGAAGAGCGTGGCACTGGATGAAGGCAACCCCAAGTCCCCAATTCCAAGCCGCGACAGTTTCCACCCGCCCTCACCCTAGCCCTCTCCCGGAGGGAGAGGGGATCGCAGAACGGCACGGAGTCCGATCCCTACAGACGTGATTCCATCGTCGCTGAACCCTGAACCCCGAACCCTGAACCCTCTTTTGAAATTGTCTCTCAAACGTCTGGCCGACCTGATCGCCACCGCGCTGGTCTTGCCGGCCTGGCTGGCTTACCAAGTCGGCGCTTTGGCCATCGGCAAACAACAGGCATTTGCCGGTTGGTCGCAGGCGATGAGTTTGTTGCCTGGACTAAGCGGCGTCTATTTGCGAAGGGCATTTTACAAACTGACGCTGCCGCAGTGCGGCGACGGGGCCTGCGTCACCTTTGGCACGGTCATCTCACATCCGACTGCGCGCATCGGCTGCAATGTTTATGTCGGCGCCTTTTGCGTGTTGGGCGACGTAACCTTGGAAGACGACGTGCTGTTAGGCTCGCACGTCTCGATCATCAACGGCGGTGGGCAGCATGGCATCGACCGGCTCGGTATTCCGGTTCGCGAGCAACGGGGCAGCTTTCCGCGAGTGACAATCGGCCAAGACACGTGGATTGGCGACCGGGCCCTAGTGATGGCCGACGTCGGGGAACATTGCGTCGTGGCCGCCGGCGCCGTGGTGACGAAGCCGGTGGCCGATTACGCCATCGTCGCTGGCGTGCCGGCCAGGCCGATATCGAGCCGCGCGCGGGGCGAACTCGGCGACCCCGAGGCCAACCGGGCGGCCCAGCCGACGACTTCACGCGTTGCAGAGGAAGTAGCTTGAGCGACCTCTCAAGTGAACCGGGTCCGCTACAGATACTGAACACCATTGATGACGACACCGAGTGTGTCGGCACTCGTATCAAGCGTAAGGCTGAAGGAGTACGTCGCACTGGTGTTGATGGCTAGAGTCTTCAACACCGCGCCGTTTTTTTCGATATACAGCCCGTTCCCAGCAACGCCCACGTACCAGGTCACCCCGGCGTCGATAATCGTGATGCATGCTTGCGTGGCGCCCTGTGACGACGTGCCTGTGACCTCAAGCGTCGAGCCCGAAGTCGACTGGGTAAGCGTGAAAGCCGACGTTACGCCGCCAACGACCTGGGAACTGCCGACGCTGTTTTGCGGAGCGGGCGGACCGACCGGCGCGTCGTATCCGACGAGCCAGGAATGAGGCATGCCATCGACGATTCGCGTCAGCAGGTTCCAACCAGGCTGGAGCGTGATCGGCGTTGCCTCCGTAACCACTCCTTCCGGCGTGTAGTACGACACCGTGTAGGTTGGCGACGAGACCTTGACTTGGCTTTTGTAGGGGTTTAATCCGTACCAGAACGGCGCCGCTTGCGACTGTGAGCTGCCGATCTCACCCTCCATCGCCAGCCCGTACTGTCGCATCAACTGGGTGTTCGTCAAACCGATCAGGGCGTCGGGAATATTGGCATCGGACGTGGGAAACGGCACATCGTTCCCGCCTTGGTTAGCAAAGTACGCTTCTACCCCGTTGATGTAGACCTGCTGCGGCACAAAATCCGTGTTCGGGTCGGTGCTCTCATAGGTGCGTTGCGAATCCCATTGGTATTGCAACCGAGCGTCAGGACCAAAAGCTACACCGGAATAAGACAGACTCCGGTTGGATGACGTGGTTGACGACTGTTGGGTGATCTCAAATCCCGTGAGATCATCCCAGTAGCCGCCGCTAACGGTATTGTCGATCCCGGCGGCCGGTGAATTAGCGCCTAATGCAAACCCAACGACCTGATCGTTGAATGCATTAACGCTCCCGGCATAGCTGCTGATGTTTACGCCGACTGACTTGGAGATGAATCCTGGTACAGCAGCCAACGATGAGTTTCGGATGGCTATACTCCCGGCCCACTGGCCAACGTTGACTCCTACCGTGACGTCCCAGGCTGTGAAGTCGTTGATGACCGACTGGGTTCCAGGTGCAAGCGGCATCGTGATTGGCAAATGCAGAAACAATTCAACGCCGTCAGTCGATTCAGCGGCGATGTTGCCTGAAAAACCTGCCAAGGGAACGCTTTCCGTGTTTTGGCCGTTCCAGGCGGTAATTTGCCCTAAACTTCCGGCATAGTCGAGGCCCTGGTTGAGAAACTGAAAACCAGTCGTATCGTCCAAGGCGATGTTATTGATCAGTGAGACGCTTGGCGATTGCATCCAGAAGCCACTGCCCGTGAAGCCAAAGTCGTTGATGTTGTTCCGAGATGTGTTTACGAAGTAGTCAGTCCCATTGGCCACGCCTGTCGTTCGCACGGCTAAATTGGCGTTGAACGTGCCAATCTCGTTGCCGGCCTCGGTCACGAAGCCGGCGCCGTTGTTGTCAAACGCTACATTGTCTTCCATGTCTACGTTCGACGAGTGGTTGTCGTAGCCCCAGCCGGGGCTGCCCATTTCGAAGTTGCCGCTGACGAGAATCGGTGGATCGTTCTCGGACATGGTGGGCCAGTAGTCTCGATGGAAGTGTACGGCATAACGACCGACCACGTTTTTGGTGCCGTCGGGATTGGTCGCTCCCAAGGGCAATGATTTGTTCGTGCGGCCAAGGTTACAGAAGTCGGCGTTTTCAACGACCTCCTGGTCGGTGTGCATGAACATCACATGACCAAAGCGTTCGTAATCGGTGGTGTTCTGGCTCTGGAAAATCACGTTCCGCGCCTCGTCGGCTACGTACACGTTCTGGCCAGGGACAGTGGAGTGCGTAAACTGCAAGGGGCTGGCCAGCGTGACCGTGTCGCCGTTGATGGCTTGAATCTTGATCTGCTCGTCTTGGTTGGCGGTGGGCGACGTGCCCGGAAGGAGCAGCGTATCGCCGGCTTTCCACCCCGTCGGAACCGAGCCCAGCGTGATGGACGTGCTGCCGACGTTCGTGTTGTACGCTGTATCGTAGGGTGTGACGGTGGCTCCGACGATCGAGACCGTATTCATGGAGATCAGGCCGCGGGCCAACTGTTCCGGGTCGTTTGGCCAGGCTTGCGTCAACGTTCCCGTATCGGCAAAGGTCAGCTTGGCCGTCACGCCGGGTTGAATGGGGTTGGCGAGCGTGCCGATATCGAGCTCGCCGCGGGGAATACCGTTGGCGTCTTCCGTTCCAACCACGATGGTGTCGACCAAGAGACTGGTGTTGACGTTGGTGGCGAATTGCAGCAGTCCGTTATCGAGGACCGATCGCAGCGCGCCGGGCTCTTGGCCGTCGACGGTGACGGCGATGCCATTGGGAATCCAGACGTTGTCGCCGTTGCCGGGCACTCGGCCGCCCCAAGTCGCCGGGTCGCTCCAGTTGCCGGATTTCACGGCGGTGTCGGAGATGGCGCTTTGTGGAATCAAATTGCCGAGATAGGCACACTCGGCGGCGTACGTCGGATTGGCATTGCAGACCACCGTGGGCGTGCAACGCAGTTCCAATTGCTCGAGACGCAATTCTTTTTTGGGGAACCGTTTTTTGGGGAACCGTTTTTTGGGGAACATGGGCAGACCTCAAAACTTCCTGTTGGCCCCGATGTGACCAGGCTGGCTTCTGTTTGTTGCGAGAGGCGACGAGCGCCGCCATCGAAACTCTAACATAATTCCGCAGCGTGGGACGGCGGCGAGTCGCTTCGCAAAAGATATGCCGTGCAGCGATGTTTTTCGCTCGCAACCGTCAGTTAAAGCGTTGTCTAATGGGTTGCTCTTTTTGGACCCCATCCGCCTTGTGCGGATGGTGAACGAGATGGTGAGCTAGAAAAAGTCCGGCCAAAAAACGCATGTCAAGGCCCCATCCAGCTTGCCTGGATGGTGAATAAGATTCCTTCAGCTACCACGATAGCCGCTAATCTCCTTCACCATCCGCACGAGGCGGATGGGGTCGCGATTTGCCGCGTTTTCTCGCCTAGCCCACCATCTCCTTCACCATCCAGGCAAGCTGGATGGGGTCGAATGCACACCAACCCGAAGCGCCAGCGAGGTAAGTGCCCTGCGCGTCCTCGCTTGCGCTTCGGGTTAGTGCGGGGCCATGATAATCCGGGCTGAGGCTGGGGAACCGCAAGCACAAGCATTCATGAGTCTTCGCATCACGAGCGTTTACATCTGGGTGGCGGTCTTGCTGGCCTGCGCGGAGTTGGCGCTGCAGTACCGCGCCCATCAGCGCGGTTGGGACGCGCCGCTGTTCCGCACGGCGGCCGCTTCGGCCGCCACCGCGCGGGAAAAACCGGCCCAGGAAAATCCCGCCCAGGAAAAACCGGTCCGGTATGGTCCGACGGCAGACTTCCCCTTCCGCAGTCAAATCGTCGCTCGAGAGCGCAGCGCGGATACACTGCGGCTATGGGTGGCGTCGGCCTCGCATGCCGAAGATATTTACCTGGGCGTCGAAGAGACATTTCCCGCTCAGACTGGTCGGTTGTTGAACACAATCGCCGCGGGAGGCCACTGGCAAGTGCTCAACGCCAGCCGGGCGGGCAACGTTATCGCCACCAACAAGGCCGACTTGTCGAAGCTCGCTCGCGAGTGGCGGCCCAACGTCGTGCTGCTCTATCAGATGTCGATGGAAATCGTGGCTTTGTCACGGGAGCATCTCGGTGCCAACCGGCCGACGCGAAAAGCGCACGCCGACACGGGCCCGGTTGAACCGAGGCACGAAAGCGCGCTGGAAAGAGCGGCCGCCGAGACGACAACGTATTCCACGCTGAAAGCAAATATCACGCCATGGATCGCCAGCCAACGGGTACACGCGGAAGATATCGGCCAGGCCGCCGAGCAGGATTTCGACCGGCGCGTGCGCGACTTCGTGAAGGCGGTGCGGGACGTGGGGGCGTCGCCCGTGCTCTGCACGTTCGGCACCAGCCACAGTCAAGACGACGCCGGGCGCTTGCCGTGGCCGGTGCGGCAGTTCATGTTGCGCTACAACCGCTATCTTTCGCCGGCGGGCTGGACGCGCGCGATCGCGCGGTTCAACGCCGCCCTTCGCCAGATTGCCGAGGAAGAAGGCGTGCCGCTGGTCGATTGCGAACGGGCGATGACGGGGCAGGCGCGATACTTTCGAGACTTTGTTCACTTCACGCCAGAAGGGCATCGGCGAGTCGCGGAACTGTTGAGCGAGAAGATATTGGAGCTGTCAGCCGATTCGAGAATCCCTCACCCTGGCCCGTATGGTAGCCCTCTCGCTCCGCGAGAGGAAAACCCGGAGGCAGAGGGGCCGGGGGTCAGTGGTCGGTGGTCGGTGGCGAGCGGTCAGTTGCTCGAGGGCCACGTCCAGAATCCAAAATCCAAAATCGAAAATCCAAAATCCCGTGACGGCCTGGGAAGGCCATCCTCCGGCGCGGGAGGGCACGAATGAACTTCAATTCGGCGGAGTTCATGGTGTTTCTCACGGTGGTGCTGGCGGCCTACGCCGCGGTCTTCCGCAGCGCCCGGCTGCGCGACGTGGTGCTGCTGTGCGCCAGCTACTTCTTCTACATGTCGTGGAACTGGAAGTACGCCGGGCTGATCGCGGCCTCGACGGTGGTCGATTACTGGATCAGCCTGCGGCTGCACGCCGAACAGCGGCCGCGCCTGCGGAAGGGGCTGTTGACGGTCAGCGTGTGCATGAACCTGGGCATCCTGGCCGTCTTCAAATACTACAATTTCTTCATCGACCTGGCGGGCGGGGCCACGGAGTTGTTCGGCACCGACATAAGTTGGCTGCGGCACAAGTTTCTGCTGCCGATCGGCATTTCGTTTTACACGTTCGAGACGCTCACCTACACGGTCGACGTTTATAAACGGGTGATCGCCCCCGAACGCAATTTGATGAAGTTCGCGCTCTACCTGACGTTCTTTCCGCACCTCGTGGCCGGGCCGATCGTGCGAGCGGCCGATTTTTTGCCGCAGTTGCATCGCACGCCGCCCGTCTCCGTCGATCGCTTCCAAAGCGGTATGTTTCTCGCCTTCCAGGGCTTGTTCAAGAAGGTGATTCTGGCCGACCTGCTGGCGGGGCTTGCGGTCGACGCAGTTTTTGCCGACCCGTTGCGGTTTTCGTCGTTCGATCTGCTGATGGCGCTCTATGGCTACGCGTTCCAGATCTACAACGACTTTTCGGGCTACACCGACATCGCCCGCGGCGTCTCGAAAATGTTCGGCTTCGAGCTGCCGGAGAATTTCAATCGCCCCTACTTGGCGGAGAACGTGCGCGACTTCTGGGGCCGGTGGCACATCTCGTTGTCGACGTGGCTGCGCGACTACTTGTACATCCCGCTGGGCGGCAGCCGTGGTACGGCGGCGCGCGTGCGGGCCAACTTGATGATCACGATGCTGTTGGGCGGCCTGTGGCACGGGGCGGCGCTCAACTTTCTGTTCTGGGGCGGTTATCACGGCGCGCTGCTCTGCCTGGCACACGCGATGCCGAAACGGGCCGCCGCGGCGACTCCGGCGGGCCGACTGGCGAACCGGTTCGTCTGCTTTCACTTGATCGTGGCGGGCTGGCTCTTGTTCCGGATCGGCACTTGGGCAGGGTTGGTCGACTACGTGCAAGGGTTGGCGTCGTTTTCGGGCGGCAGCGCGCTGAGTCCGCTGTTCTATACCGTGCTGATGCTCTCCGCAGTGTGTCATCTCGCGCCGCAGGTTTGGTCGCCGGCGTTCACGGGTTGGTGGGTGCGGCGTCCGGCGTTCGTGCAGGCGGTCGCCTATGCGGGGCTGATTCTTGTTTTTTGCGGCAGCAGTCTGGGTACGCCGTCGTTCATCTACTTTCAGTTCTAGTTCCAGCCAGAGACGCAACAACCGAGCGCGAATAAAATGGGAATGCTTTCACAGACGGAACTGGATCCGCGACTTCGCGAACGCATTGATTCCGAACGCCGATACCATGACGAGCATTACCGGAGCACGTCGGAGGCGGTCGAGATTTCGTTCGACCTGGCGACCGATCGGCGGCGGCGGCCACATAACCTTAGTTGGGCCCATTATGACACGCTGCTTGACTATTTCGCCCACAACCTTGCAGGGAAGCGAATCTTGGAGGTTGGCTGCGGTACGGGGAACGTCGCTCTCAACTTGGCGAAGCAGGGCGCGCTCGTTGACGCCTGCGACGTCAGCGAGGAGGCGATCGCCATCTGCCGGCGCCGCGCGGAGCACCATCGACTAGAAGGCGTCAACTTTCGTGCGGTGTCGATGGAAGACATGG comes from the Pirellulales bacterium genome and includes:
- a CDS encoding G8 domain-containing protein → MFPKKRFPKKRFPKKELRLEQLELRCTPTVVCNANPTYAAECAYLGNLIPQSAISDTAVKSGNWSDPATWGGRVPGNGDNVWIPNGIAVTVDGQEPGALRSVLDNGLLQFATNVNTSLLVDTIVVGTEDANGIPRGELDIGTLANPIQPGVTAKLTFADTGTLTQAWPNDPEQLARGLISMNTVSIVGATVTPYDTAYNTNVGSTSITLGSVPTGWKAGDTLLLPGTSPTANQDEQIKIQAINGDTVTLASPLQFTHSTVPGQNVYVADEARNVIFQSQNTTDYERFGHVMFMHTDQEVVENADFCNLGRTNKSLPLGATNPDGTKNVVGRYAVHFHRDYWPTMSENDPPILVSGNFEMGSPGWGYDNHSSNVDMEDNVAFDNNGAGFVTEAGNEIGTFNANLAVRTTGVANGTDYFVNTSRNNINDFGFTGSGFWMQSPSVSLINNIALDDTTGFQFLNQGLDYAGSLGQITAWNGQNTESVPLAGFSGNIAAESTDGVELFLHLPITMPLAPGTQSVINDFTAWDVTVGVNVGQWAGSIAIRNSSLAAVPGFISKSVGVNISSYAGSVNAFNDQVVGFALGANSPAAGIDNTVSGGYWDDLTGFEITQQSSTTSSNRSLSYSGVAFGPDARLQYQWDSQRTYESTDPNTDFVPQQVYINGVEAYFANQGGNDVPFPTSDANIPDALIGLTNTQLMRQYGLAMEGEIGSSQSQAAPFWYGLNPYKSQVKVSSPTYTVSYYTPEGVVTEATPITLQPGWNLLTRIVDGMPHSWLVGYDAPVGPPAPQNSVGSSQVVGGVTSAFTLTQSTSGSTLEVTGTSSQGATQACITIIDAGVTWYVGVAGNGLYIEKNGAVLKTLAINTSATYSFSLTLDTSADTLGVVINGVQYL
- a CDS encoding SGNH/GDSL hydrolase family protein; this encodes MSLRITSVYIWVAVLLACAELALQYRAHQRGWDAPLFRTAAASAATAREKPAQENPAQEKPVRYGPTADFPFRSQIVARERSADTLRLWVASASHAEDIYLGVEETFPAQTGRLLNTIAAGGHWQVLNASRAGNVIATNKADLSKLAREWRPNVVLLYQMSMEIVALSREHLGANRPTRKAHADTGPVEPRHESALERAAAETTTYSTLKANITPWIASQRVHAEDIGQAAEQDFDRRVRDFVKAVRDVGASPVLCTFGTSHSQDDAGRLPWPVRQFMLRYNRYLSPAGWTRAIARFNAALRQIAEEEGVPLVDCERAMTGQARYFRDFVHFTPEGHRRVAELLSEKILELSADSRIPHPGPYGSPLAPREENPEAEGPGVSGRWSVASGQLLEGHVQNPKSKIENPKSRDGLGRPSSGAGGHE
- a CDS encoding MBOAT family protein, which gives rise to MNFNSAEFMVFLTVVLAAYAAVFRSARLRDVVLLCASYFFYMSWNWKYAGLIAASTVVDYWISLRLHAEQRPRLRKGLLTVSVCMNLGILAVFKYYNFFIDLAGGATELFGTDISWLRHKFLLPIGISFYTFETLTYTVDVYKRVIAPERNLMKFALYLTFFPHLVAGPIVRAADFLPQLHRTPPVSVDRFQSGMFLAFQGLFKKVILADLLAGLAVDAVFADPLRFSSFDLLMALYGYAFQIYNDFSGYTDIARGVSKMFGFELPENFNRPYLAENVRDFWGRWHISLSTWLRDYLYIPLGGSRGTAARVRANLMITMLLGGLWHGAALNFLFWGGYHGALLCLAHAMPKRAAAATPAGRLANRFVCFHLIVAGWLLFRIGTWAGLVDYVQGLASFSGGSALSPLFYTVLMLSAVCHLAPQVWSPAFTGWWVRRPAFVQAVAYAGLILVFCGSSLGTPSFIYFQF